The following proteins are encoded in a genomic region of Methanobrevibacter sp.:
- a CDS encoding succinylglutamate desuccinylase/aspartoacylase family protein: protein MIFKNADDFGDLTYSYISEDSGGYISKNKNIFNYIELTPLNQFVLEKAVMGTPIFKKGSGGSSILVLSGIHGNELSSQIANLKLLNEYNNKKFNHTLYFIPFASPFSTMRNERQYMYNDLNRSAHIANSLSYRILEAIINLEIDFVGDFHTTAVNSNPGFESIFSSKYPTSESFIISRFVSQDVGCKSIVFPQAGASYKGAMEDECNLLGIPAITGEVVSPFGAVGKGSVERSYGQMKSFLSYFGL from the coding sequence ATGATTTTTAAAAATGCGGATGATTTTGGTGATTTGACTTATTCTTACATATCCGAAGATTCTGGAGGATATATCTCCAAAAACAAAAATATTTTTAATTACATAGAATTGACTCCATTAAATCAATTTGTTCTGGAAAAAGCTGTTATGGGAACTCCCATTTTTAAAAAAGGGAGTGGTGGAAGCAGTATATTGGTTTTATCTGGAATTCATGGTAATGAACTTTCCTCTCAAATCGCTAATCTAAAGCTTTTAAATGAGTATAATAACAAAAAGTTTAACCATACTCTTTATTTCATCCCTTTCGCTTCTCCGTTTTCCACAATGAGGAACGAAAGACAGTATATGTATAATGATTTAAATCGTTCAGCCCATATTGCCAATTCTTTGTCTTATAGGATTTTAGAGGCCATTATCAATTTGGAAATCGATTTCGTTGGGGATTTTCATACTACTGCCGTTAACAGCAATCCTGGGTTTGAATCTATTTTTTCATCAAAGTATCCCACTTCTGAAAGTTTTATAATTTCCAGATTCGTATCTCAGGATGTTGGCTGTAAAAGTATTGTCTTTCCTCAAGCAGGTGCTTCTTATAAGGGGGCTATGGAGGATGAATGCAATCTATTGGGCATTCCTGCCATTACTGGTGAAGTTGTTTCCCCTTTCGGTGCTGTTGGTAAAGGCAGTGTCGAGAGATCTTATGGTCAGATGAAAAGTTTTCTTAGTTATTTTGGTTTATAA